One segment of Solanum stenotomum isolate F172 chromosome 1, ASM1918654v1, whole genome shotgun sequence DNA contains the following:
- the LOC125849627 gene encoding uncharacterized protein LOC125849627, producing MTNEEIRAAFLTIAQAMTAQANRDVVPRVNANESTADSRLRNFVRMNPPIFLGSRIGEDPQGFLDEIYKIVDAMGISYREKVELASYQLKEVAQIWYTQCKANSPEEAGAIEWEEFKEAFLGKYFPLYKRECKIEEFINLWQGNMSVEEYALKFSMLSRLVVYAQSIEESKKTRVRKDLKRGRYEDQGQPRFKKRATNQDFSSAPKVNHEGGGGSQIAKATCSTCGKKNFGKCLSGTSGFYGCGKNDHKVRDCPNIVAKGSNARQAPYSGPSVDGQARNPF from the exons ATGactaatgaagagattagggCGGCTTTTCTAACTAtagctcaagccatgacggctcaagcaAATAGAGATGTGGTGCCTAGGGTAAATGCTAATGAGAGTACGGCTGACTCAAGGTTGAGaaactttgtgaggatgaatcctcctataTTTTTGGGCTCTAGAATTGGGGAAGATCCCCAAGGATTCTTGGATGAGATTTACAAAATTGTGGATGCTATGGGAATATCTTATAGAGAGAAAGTGGAATTGGCttcataccaattgaaggagGTGGCCCAAATTTGGTACACTCAATGCAAGGCAAATAGCCCGGAGGAAGCGGGTgctatagaatgggaggagtttaaggaagcATTCTTGGGTAAGTACTTTCCCCTATATAAGAGGGAGTGCAAAATTGAGGAGTTCATTAATCTTTGGCAAGGTAATATGAGTGTGgaggagtatgctttgaagttctctatgttgtctag gcttgttgtgtatgctcaatctatcGAGGAGTCCAAGAAGACTAGGGTGAGGAAGGATTTGAAAAGGGGTAGGTATGAGGATCAAGGACAACCTAGGTTTAAGAAGAGGGCTACAAATCAAGATTTCtcaagtgctcctaaggttaACCATGAAGGAGGTGGTGGTTCTCAAATTGCTAAGGCTACTTGTTCCACTTGTGGGAAGAAGAATTTTGGGAAGTGTCTATCCGGCACTAGTGGTTTCTATGGTTGTGGGAAAAATGATCACAAGGTAAGAGATTGTCCTAATATTGTGGCTAAAGGAAGTAATGCTAGGCAAGCTCCTTATAGTGGTCCTAGTGTTGATGGTCAAGCAAGGAATCCTTTCTAA